The Trueperaceae bacterium genome has a window encoding:
- a CDS encoding tetratricopeptide repeat protein gives MITEPLRYMLVAKVYSYQDRHADAVRALSEGIAKHPDSAMLLRHRGHFNVSVRDFDGAVQDFARSVALLEGQPDEIEYYQAELMPEVERLILGQEPRLLNEPTAITDANLARLRDVYKGTLKSSAWYHYGLAHYLRGEFDEAADKYRTTLEHCVDDDMTVATTDWLYMSLRRAGRHSEAAKLLDATSLDMHINEPSYYRRMELYKGVATPESVLSPNDGDKKTLATQGYGVGNWYFYNGRKEEARQVFERIIAVGHRAAFGTIAAEVDLARLAAEG, from the coding sequence ATGATCACAGAGCCCCTGCGCTACATGTTGGTGGCGAAGGTCTACTCTTACCAGGACCGCCACGCGGACGCCGTGCGGGCCCTCAGCGAGGGCATCGCGAAGCACCCGGACTCCGCCATGCTCCTGCGCCACCGCGGTCACTTCAACGTCTCGGTCCGCGACTTCGACGGGGCCGTGCAGGACTTCGCCCGCTCGGTCGCTTTGCTCGAGGGGCAGCCGGACGAGATCGAGTACTACCAGGCCGAGCTGATGCCGGAGGTCGAGCGGCTGATCCTCGGACAGGAGCCGCGCCTGCTGAACGAGCCGACGGCCATCACGGACGCCAACCTCGCCAGGCTGCGCGACGTCTACAAGGGCACGCTCAAGTCCAGCGCCTGGTACCACTACGGCCTGGCCCACTACCTGCGGGGCGAGTTCGACGAGGCCGCCGACAAGTACCGGACCACGCTGGAGCACTGCGTGGACGACGACATGACCGTAGCCACCACCGACTGGCTCTACATGAGCCTGCGGCGCGCCGGCAGGCACTCGGAGGCGGCCAAGCTCCTGGACGCGACGAGCCTCGACATGCACATCAACGAGCCGTCCTACTACCGGCGGATGGAGCTCTACAAGGGCGTCGCCACGCCGGAGAGCGTCCTCTCCCCGAACGACGGGGACAAGAAGACGTTGGCGACGCAAGGTTACGGCGTCGGCAACTGGTACTTCTACAACGGCCGCAAGGAAGAGGCGCGCCAGGTCTTCGAGCGCATCATCGCCGTCGGCCACCGCGCCGCCTTCGGCACCATCGCCGCGGAGGTCGACCTGGCGCGGCTGGCGGCGGAAGGCTGA
- a CDS encoding GntR family transcriptional regulator → MSESLPLTLIDDEHTPIYLQIVHQIRYLITGRELVAGAKLPAVRNLAAQLGVNTGTVALAYRTLQSEGLVVSQRGQGTYVAPGGNDSSRVGLREALLTEALDELIKRAYALGFDPAGIRRHLVSQLHNRLRHVPLVIAMPSVAAAIKYQHLVKSQLPTNVVPSFHTISIGSLEAGDPDTLAGYQDAFFTITFSAMVPRVDAALRRHSLRSEVIGITARLTAATRERLLSVDPSKPYVLVTEARNVGSALTLVAQHSRLDLRGLLILTELSSPEEFAAGPDHTYIYTFGMTPTLEANAVDPARRLELEFTLSDEATLQLQQMLEPPRGSANIP, encoded by the coding sequence ATGTCAGAGTCGTTGCCCCTGACCTTGATCGACGACGAGCACACCCCGATCTACCTCCAGATCGTCCACCAGATCCGCTACCTGATAACCGGACGGGAGCTCGTGGCCGGCGCGAAGTTACCGGCGGTGCGTAACTTGGCCGCTCAACTGGGCGTCAACACCGGTACCGTCGCCCTCGCCTACCGCACTCTTCAGAGCGAGGGCCTGGTGGTCAGCCAACGCGGCCAAGGCACCTACGTGGCACCAGGAGGCAACGACTCTTCGCGCGTCGGGCTGCGCGAAGCACTCCTCACCGAGGCGCTCGACGAGCTCATCAAGCGCGCCTACGCCCTGGGTTTCGACCCGGCCGGCATCAGGCGACACCTGGTGTCGCAACTGCACAACCGGCTGCGCCACGTCCCGCTCGTCATCGCCATGCCGTCCGTCGCGGCCGCGATCAAGTACCAGCATCTCGTGAAGAGCCAGCTTCCCACCAACGTCGTGCCCAGCTTCCACACCATCTCGATCGGGTCACTCGAGGCCGGCGATCCCGACACCCTGGCGGGCTACCAGGACGCCTTCTTCACCATCACCTTCAGCGCCATGGTGCCGCGCGTGGACGCCGCGCTCAGACGCCACTCGCTCCGCAGCGAGGTGATAGGCATAACGGCCCGTCTCACGGCGGCAACGCGAGAGCGGCTGCTGTCGGTCGACCCGAGCAAGCCGTACGTGCTCGTGACAGAAGCCAGGAACGTCGGTAGCGCCCTGACGCTGGTCGCCCAACATAGTCGCCTGGACCTCCGCGGGCTGCTCATCCTCACGGAGTTGAGCAGCCCGGAGGAGTTCGCGGCGGGGCCGGACCACACCTACATCTACACGTTCGGGATGACGCCGACGCTGGAAGCCAACGCGGTCGATCCAGCCAGGCGCCTCGAGCTCGAGTTCACGCTTAGCGACGAGGCGACACTCCAGCTCCAGCAGATGCTCGAACCCCCGCGCGGAAGCGCGAACATCCCCTAG
- a CDS encoding tautomerase family protein, giving the protein MAIVRVELGRRSQEQRDAIIKGITEVMVANGAQSEGTQVILYELDMNVWGKGGKTFAQRAAEQGITLPH; this is encoded by the coding sequence ATGGCAATCGTCAGAGTCGAGTTGGGTCGGCGCTCCCAGGAGCAACGGGACGCCATCATCAAGGGCATAACGGAAGTGATGGTAGCCAACGGCGCCCAGTCGGAGGGCACCCAGGTCATCCTCTACGAACTGGACATGAACGTATGGGGCAAGGGCGGCAAGACCTTCGCCCAACGCGCCGCCGAGCAAGGCATCACCCTTCCGCACTAG